CGGGCCAATGACGTGTTGCCGAAGCAGTTGCGAGCCTTTGTTGGGCTGCCACAGGATGACCCGGCCATCGGTTGCACCGGACACCAGTTTCGGCCCGCGATGTTGAAATGCGAGCGCGGCGATCGAGGAGCGCGGATCGTGCCCCCGAAGTGCAAGCGGCTTGGTGCCTTCCGGCCCGCGACCCGAGCAGTCCCAAATCGTGATCTGATTGCTGCCGCCAGTCGCCAAGTAGCGGCTGGTCGGATCCCAACTGAGTTGAAGGACTTTGGTGGGGTAGCCCCACATCTGCAAATCTTCGCCGGTGGCGGCAATCCAGAAATGAACCGTGGAATCCTGATCGCCAGTCGCCAGATAGTTTCCATCCGGCGACCAGGCGATTCGCAAGACCGAGCCTTTCCAGGCGTGCGATTGGACCGGTTGCGCGAGTTTCGGCGAATACAGGCGAATCCCGCCGAAAGCGGCGGTGGCGACTTGCGTTTGATGCGGTCGCCAGGCGAGATCCGCGACCGTGCTGGCGTGATCATCGGCGGATTGCAGCAGTTCGCCGTGACGATTCCAAATGCGGAGTTGTCGCCCCGCACCGCTGGCAACGAATTGTCGGCAGCGACTCACCGCCAGCCGTTCGACCCATTTCGCACCCCCATCCCACGATTGCACAGGGGAGTGGTTGCCGATTTCCCAGCGATGAATCTGGCCATCCTGCCCGGCACTGAGCCACGTTCGCTCATCGAGCCAATCGACAGCGGTGGTGCCGAAGCCGTGGCCGCGAACCCGCTCGACTTCGCGGCCTGTGGTGCCATCCAATACCGCAATCGGTCCGCTGACGGTGGCTGCGGCCAGGTACGCCCCATTGGGCGACCATGCCAGGGCAATCACATGATCGGGCAACTCGGACGAGCCGAGCGGCTGCCAATCAGCGGAACTCGATTGCAGCCATTGGCTTAGGCGAGACATGAACGGAATCCCTCGAGCAATTTTTCGCGGTCCAAATTCCGACCGATGAAGATCAGCTTGTTGGTGCGCGCATCGTTCCCCCAGGGGCGATCCGGGCGACCATCAAAGAGCATGTGAACGCCTTGGAAAACGAACCGGGTATCTTCCCCGGCAATCGACAGCACGCCCTTCATGCGGAAGATGTCCGGCCCCATGGTTTGCAGCACTTCGCTTAGCCAAGCGTTCAGCTTTTCGCCGTTGAGATCGCCGCCCATGGTGATCCCCACGGAGCCAACTTCCTCGTCGTGATGGTGATGTTCGCCCATCTCCAGCACGCGCACCGGCTGCAGCGTGTCGCCGGTGGCCGATTGCAGCGTCGCCTCGAATTCATGCGGGTGATGCTGGGTGAACAGACCGAAGTAGCCCGATTTCGGCACCTGAATGCGGAATTCCGCCGCGCCGGGCAGTTCGACTTCGCTCAGTCGTGGGGCAATGGGCAACTCCGCGCCGGGGGCTACCGACACGGCTTCGCCAGCGAACAGCACCAAGGCTTTGTTCGCGGCGGTTTCCAGGGCGGATTCGCTATTTTCTGGCACCGGCATCAGCACGGTTTGCATGCTGGGATCGGGGCCAGCGTCGAGTTTCCAGGTGTATTCGCCGGCGGGCAACTCGTACAATCCGCCGAATTCAAACGGATATTCCGGTTTGAGAAATTCCGGATCGATGTCCAGCGCTCGATCCAAATTGAATCCGCCAATGTTCAATACCCGATCCAGATCCACGACCGATTGCTGCGTGCGCACGATCTTGGCGACGGCGTTCATGCCGTGAATGCGGGATTCGAGTTCGTCCAATTCTGCGGGGGTCACCAGGTCGATTTTGTTGAGCAGAATCACGTCCGCAAAGGCAATCTGTTCTTGGACTTCGTCGCTGTCCCAGTGTTGATGAACATGCTTGGCATCGACCAGCGTGACGATTCCATCGAGATCGAGCTTGTCTTTCATTTCATCATCGACGAAGAACGTCTGCGCCACGGGACCGGGATCGGCCATGCCAGTGGTTTCGATGACGATGAAATCGAACTTGTCCCGCCGCTTCATCAGGTTGCCGAGGATGCGGATGAGATCGCCGCGCACGGTGCAGCAAATGCAGCCGTTGTTCATCTCGAAGATTTCTTCTTCGGCATTGATGACGATGTCTTGATCGACACCGACTTCGCCGAACTCATTCTCGATGACCGCCACGCGTTTGCCGTGGTTGGCCGACAAAATATGGTTGAGCAACGTCGTTTTTCCCGATCCCAGAAAGCCGGTCAACACGGTGACAGGGACTTTCGTTCGCGCTGCGGTCGCCATACTCGACACTCCTGCTCATTCCCGGAGACGGGCGGCAATCTGCTCGCGCGTCACCTCGTCCATCGGCTGAAACACCTTGATGACCCGCTGATTCCCGGCGGCCAGCATGACTGCAATCACCGTTTCAACATCGGGGCAGTCATCTTCCTGGCAGCGAAGTTCGGAAACGAGAATCACGGTTGATTCCTCGAGTCCCAGCAATTCGCGGGTCCATTCTTTGATTTGTAGGACTCGCTCGGGATCCTTACGAGATCGATTCTGGGAAAACAAATTCATGCGAGCGTTCCTTTTCTGATCTGCTTGAAGCATGGGATCAACCAGCATTGCCTAGAAATCCAGCACCAAGCAGAGGCGACGCTCCCCAGCCGTCAATTGCGGCGAGCGATGCCGCACCGCATCGGAATGTCGCGGATGCTGATGCCCCTTCAGCATCAGAATCGCTCCCGTTGGCGCGTGCTGGATCTCATCCGGTGCGGAAGCCCAAATCCACTCGGTTCCCGGTCCGGAATAGGTCTTGATGAGTCGCACGTAGACATTGTCGATGTGGAATTTCGGGCAGGTGGCGCGATCCACGATTTCGAGTCGCAAGGCAATCTTGTCCCGGCCAAATTGCCGGAGAAAGCCATGGACCACCCGGACGAGATCTTCCGCAAGCCCGTCGCAGCGCAACCCCAGAGCCGACATCGCTTGTTGGGCAACCTGCGGGGCTTGCTCGGCAGTCACGCGGCTGCGGAAATCGGTCACTCGCGCCTGACGAACCGCCGCATCAATCGCCTTCAGTTGCGGATGCGGGATCAGGCAATGATCTGCGACGGAATCATCGAATTCACGCACCACATCTTCGGGCCAAGTCGTGTCGGGCAACACGGCTTCCGTGCCGGAACTACGCCACAACATGAGAATTCTCCGCAATTGCCGGGGAAAATCGATCGAATTGATGGGCCAACAGTGTCTCCGGCAGCGGCAGAACATCCCCATGCGCGGCACATTCCCGGGCCCACTGAATCAGGGCGTCGTACACCGCATCGCCGGCCAATTTGCCCAGCCAAACTTGGCCTTCGCGGCCCATCACCAGCGTCACGTTGGTCAGGTCACACGGCCCCAGGCAGCCAGAAATGGTCAACTGCACCACCCGATTGAGTTTTTCTTCGCGCCAGATCGACTTGAGCCGCTCGACGGGCAACTCGGGTCGGCCCCGATCCACGCGCCCGCAGCAACATCCCTGACAGAACACCAATTGCGCCATGGCTTGTCGCTTGGTGCTGATGGTGGTGAGAGCAGTCATGAATCCCACCCATGAACCCCACGCAGGAATCTCCCGAAGGAATCCCATACGTCGTATGATTATGTATAACACGGTATCAAATGGTAGCCCGCACTGATTGGGCTTGCAAGTGACATCGTGGGGAATTGCGAAAAAATCTTGGCGGCCACTCGCTCGGGGAAACCGCTTGACCTGGTTTCGGGAGGCCCAGACAATCGGAGGCGATGACTTCCCTCTCCAGGAGATATGACGATGCAATCGCAATTGGGGCGATGGGTTGGGGTGCTGGCGGTGGCTGTTTTGCTGCCGAGCATGGGACAATCACAAGCGCCGAAGATTCCGGATTCGGTCGATTTCCAGGCGGGAATCGAATACAGCAATCCGGACGATCAGCATTTGCAACTGAATTTGGTGCGTCCGAAATCGAGCAAAGGCCCGCTGCCGGTGGTGATCTGCATTCATGGCGGAGGATTCCGTGCGGGGAAACGCGAAAGTTACGATGCGCTGATTGTGAAACTCGCGCAGCAAGGCTTCGCCGCACTGACGATCACCTATCGATTGGCCCCGAAATATCCCTTCCCCGCGGCGATTCATGACACGAAGGCGGCCGTTCGCTGGGTGCGGGCCAATGCCGAAAAATATGGATTCGATGGCACGCGAATTGGGGTGACGGGTGGCTCGGCGGGTGGTCATTTGGCTCAATTTCTGGGCGTGACCGGCGGCGTGGCCGAATTCGAGGGAACGGGCGGAAATCCGCAGCAATCCTCGGCGGTGTCCTGTGTGGTGAATGTATATGGCCCCAGCGATTTCACGCAGTCGTATGGCAAAAGCGTGGATGCGGCGGTGGTGCTGCCGCTATTTCTGGGTGGCGATTTGCAGACGGCCCGCAAGCAGCATCTGCGAGCCAGCCCGCTGTACTGGGTGACTCCGAACGCGGTGCCGACGCTCTGCATCCACGGGACGGAAGACAAATACGTGGCCCACGAACAAGCCGTCTGGTTGGTGGAGAAAATGAAAGCGGCCGGGGCAGAAGCGGAACTGCTGACGCTGCCGGGTGCGGGTCACGGATTTAAGGGCAAAGACGCGGAAACCGCAGAAGCCGCACTGATTGCGTTCTTCAAGAAACAGCTTCGTCCGTGAGCGCGAACGGATGCCCCGAGCGCGTCTGACGATCGAAACATGAAGCGAATCTCCCAACCGCTCCAATTCGCAAAGATTGTCAGACACTCGGATCGAAAATCGAAATGTTTCTTGTTTCCTCGAAAATCGCGGCATACGATGGGAATTGTGGGCATCTCGAATCTCCCACGATTTCGTCGCTGTGCATCCGAGAACCAAACCCGGGATGGCGTTTATGAATTCTGCGGATCATGGGTCAGACGCGGTTGACCAACCCTCAACCTCGGCTGTTCCCACTCCAACCAATGGCGTGCATTCCCCCAATGGCTCGGTCTTGGGGGCACCATCGCGGGGACTGGACACTTCCGGTCTCGAAGAAGCGTATTACCGCTTGTATCGGGAGTTTTTCCGTCGGGCGGAACGTCGTCGCCGTTGGTCGGTCGATGAGGATATTCCTTGGGAATCGGCCAATCCCAATCTCGCGCCGGAAGTCGCGGATGTGGTGGAATCATTCTGCGCGGTGGAGCTGTATCTGCCGGATTATATCGCCAAAGCGATTCCACTGGCGCGGTCGAGTCGTGGCCGGGTCTGGTTTCATGCCAACTGGGGCTATGAAGAGAGCAAGCACTCCATGGCGCTGGGCGACTGGCTGCTCAAGAGCGGTCAACGCAGCGAAGAACAACTCGCCGATTTAGAGTCGGGATTGTACCAGCATCAATGGAATCTCCCCCGCGAAAGCCCCCTGGGAATGGTCGTTTACGGCATGGCCCAGGAATTGGCCACATGGTTGCATTATCGCAATCTCCGCAATCGGCTTGACTCGTTGGGTGGAGATCCGGCGTTGGACAAATTGCTGGGGTTCATCGCCACCGATGAGCGAGCGCATTACGATTTCTACCGGCAGATTGTGCTGATGTACCTGGAACGGGACCGTGCCTCGACCATTGCGGA
This DNA window, taken from Tuwongella immobilis, encodes the following:
- a CDS encoding (2Fe-2S) ferredoxin domain-containing protein; protein product: MTALTTISTKRQAMAQLVFCQGCCCGRVDRGRPELPVERLKSIWREEKLNRVVQLTISGCLGPCDLTNVTLVMGREGQVWLGKLAGDAVYDALIQWARECAAHGDVLPLPETLLAHQFDRFSPAIAENSHVVA
- a CDS encoding acyl-ACP desaturase, producing MNSADHGSDAVDQPSTSAVPTPTNGVHSPNGSVLGAPSRGLDTSGLEEAYYRLYREFFRRAERRRRWSVDEDIPWESANPNLAPEVADVVESFCAVELYLPDYIAKAIPLARSSRGRVWFHANWGYEESKHSMALGDWLLKSGQRSEEQLADLESGLYQHQWNLPRESPLGMVVYGMAQELATWLHYRNLRNRLDSLGGDPALDKLLGFIATDERAHYDFYRQIVLMYLERDRASTIAELRQVLHDFSMPAVYLLTQSQQRRANIQSLNIFDEQIYYQEVYTPLLAALKIDRQEMRKPRIVRTSV
- a CDS encoding CobW family GTP-binding protein translates to MATAARTKVPVTVLTGFLGSGKTTLLNHILSANHGKRVAVIENEFGEVGVDQDIVINAEEEIFEMNNGCICCTVRGDLIRILGNLMKRRDKFDFIVIETTGMADPGPVAQTFFVDDEMKDKLDLDGIVTLVDAKHVHQHWDSDEVQEQIAFADVILLNKIDLVTPAELDELESRIHGMNAVAKIVRTQQSVVDLDRVLNIGGFNLDRALDIDPEFLKPEYPFEFGGLYELPAGEYTWKLDAGPDPSMQTVLMPVPENSESALETAANKALVLFAGEAVSVAPGAELPIAPRLSEVELPGAAEFRIQVPKSGYFGLFTQHHPHEFEATLQSATGDTLQPVRVLEMGEHHHHDEEVGSVGITMGGDLNGEKLNAWLSEVLQTMGPDIFRMKGVLSIAGEDTRFVFQGVHMLFDGRPDRPWGNDARTNKLIFIGRNLDREKLLEGFRSCLA
- a CDS encoding DUF1826 domain-containing protein gives rise to the protein MLWRSSGTEAVLPDTTWPEDVVREFDDSVADHCLIPHPQLKAIDAAVRQARVTDFRSRVTAEQAPQVAQQAMSALGLRCDGLAEDLVRVVHGFLRQFGRDKIALRLEIVDRATCPKFHIDNVYVRLIKTYSGPGTEWIWASAPDEIQHAPTGAILMLKGHQHPRHSDAVRHRSPQLTAGERRLCLVLDF
- a CDS encoding WD40 repeat domain-containing protein, with product MSRLSQWLQSSSADWQPLGSSELPDHVIALAWSPNGAYLAAATVSGPIAVLDGTTGREVERVRGHGFGTTAVDWLDERTWLSAGQDGQIHRWEIGNHSPVQSWDGGAKWVERLAVSRCRQFVASGAGRQLRIWNRHGELLQSADDHASTVADLAWRPHQTQVATAAFGGIRLYSPKLAQPVQSHAWKGSVLRIAWSPDGNYLATGDQDSTVHFWIAATGEDLQMWGYPTKVLQLSWDPTSRYLATGGSNQITIWDCSGRGPEGTKPLALRGHDPRSSIAALAFQHRGPKLVSGATDGRVILWQPNKGSQLLRQHVIGPAITQISWAGDDRRVAVGTEIGTVAIYRV
- a CDS encoding alpha/beta hydrolase, translated to MQSQLGRWVGVLAVAVLLPSMGQSQAPKIPDSVDFQAGIEYSNPDDQHLQLNLVRPKSSKGPLPVVICIHGGGFRAGKRESYDALIVKLAQQGFAALTITYRLAPKYPFPAAIHDTKAAVRWVRANAEKYGFDGTRIGVTGGSAGGHLAQFLGVTGGVAEFEGTGGNPQQSSAVSCVVNVYGPSDFTQSYGKSVDAAVVLPLFLGGDLQTARKQHLRASPLYWVTPNAVPTLCIHGTEDKYVAHEQAVWLVEKMKAAGAEAELLTLPGAGHGFKGKDAETAEAALIAFFKKQLRP